In the genome of Fluviispira vulneris, one region contains:
- the pncA gene encoding bifunctional nicotinamidase/pyrazinamidase, which produces MKKNILLLIDLQNDFIPGGALAVPQGDEVIAIANTLMKNSKGFFAEIIATQDWHPQNHKSFAINHIGKEVGEFIKLNGIEQILWPVHCVQNTHGAQLVSSLNSQLIKRIFHKGQNPEVDSYSGFFDNDHTSSTGLGEYLRSISATDIYILGLATDYCVKFSALDCAKLNFTTHLILDGCRGINLKENDIANSIQEMQKQKINICQSSDIL; this is translated from the coding sequence ATGAAAAAAAATATCCTACTTTTAATCGACCTACAAAATGACTTTATTCCTGGTGGTGCACTGGCTGTGCCCCAGGGGGATGAAGTCATAGCCATCGCAAACACCTTAATGAAAAACTCTAAAGGTTTTTTTGCTGAAATAATTGCTACTCAAGATTGGCATCCACAAAATCACAAAAGTTTTGCTATAAATCATATAGGTAAAGAAGTGGGTGAGTTTATCAAACTCAATGGAATTGAACAAATTCTTTGGCCCGTTCATTGTGTGCAAAATACACACGGAGCTCAACTTGTTTCATCATTGAATTCTCAACTTATAAAACGTATTTTCCATAAAGGACAAAATCCTGAAGTGGACAGTTACAGCGGTTTTTTCGATAATGATCACACTTCTTCAACGGGTTTAGGTGAATATTTAAGATCAATCTCTGCAACAGATATTTATATTTTAGGGCTAGCAACTGATTATTGTGTTAAATTTTCTGCACTCGACTGTGCAAAATTAAATTTCACAACCCATCTTATTTTAGATGGATGTCGTGGGATTAATCTCAAAGAAAATGATATTGCAAATTCAATCCAAGAAATGCAAAAACAAAAAATTAATATTTGTCAAAGCTCTGATATTTTATAA